A stretch of the Epinephelus fuscoguttatus linkage group LG2, E.fuscoguttatus.final_Chr_v1 genome encodes the following:
- the ctxn2 gene encoding cortexin-2 has product MCSVHYNHSLAAMSGNDMMAHSLTLEQKTAFAFVGMLLVFLGLLIVRCFRILLDPYSSMPSSNWADGIEGLEKGTFEYALT; this is encoded by the coding sequence ATGTGTAGCGTCCACTACAACCACTCCCTTGCTGCCATGAGCGGAAACGACATGATGGCGCACTCTCTGACTCTGGAGCAGAAGACAGCGTTTGCCTTCGTGGGGATGCTACTGGTGTTCCTGGGGCTGCTGATAGTAAGGTGTTTCAGGATCCTGTTGGACCCCTACAGCAGTATGCCCTCCTCCAACTGGGCTGATGGCATCGAGGGGCTGGAGAAAGGGACGTTTGAGTACGCCCTCACTTAA
- the myef2 gene encoding myelin expression factor 2, translating to MADVEILDEEPKQEESTEPAKPEPEETSDVIETPNGVKTDAEEPKPPKEKHDAKEKSSGSRRGNRYHPFKDKHGGDKKGSHRNRVFISNIPYDMKWQAIKDLMREKVGEVTYVELFKDAEGKSRGCGVVEFKDDEFVKKAIETMNKHDLSGRPLNIKEDPDGEHARRVLQRMGGGQQGGRGQDMGPGGMNIPPSIANNPNIPPEVIHALQAGRLGTTVFVANLDFKVGWKKLKEVFGMAGAVKRADVKEDKDGKSRGMGTVTFEQPLEAVQAISMFNGQMLFDRQMHVKMDEKSVPPDDFRQAEKSPQLPRGLGGIGMGLGPGGQPINANRLSGGGGMGSMGHGGMDAQGYGGMNRLGGGMSGGGGFGGMESMGNMGGFGGRDMAPGGRMGDMYRSGMGGMDRDFGHSDMPMNRGFGDSFGGMGGGFGGGMGSGGMGHMGTGLGGGMGNMSMDRMGSGFDRMGMSGMDMNRGFGGYGGGGMSDRGSGSKAGCQIFVRNLSYDLTWQKLKEKFSHCGQVMFAEIKMENGKSKGCGTVRFDSPESAEKACRMMNGTKINGREVDVRIDRNA from the exons ATGGCAGATGTAGAAATTCTTGACGAGGAACCAAAGCAAGAAGAATCTACTGAACCCGCCAAGCCCGAACCTGAGGAGACATCCGACGTTATAGAAACACCTAACGGCGTGAAAAC GGATGCTGAAGAACCTAAGCCCCCCAAAGAAAAGCATGACGCTAAAGAGAAGTCCTCTGGTAGCAGAAGAGGAAACCGCTACCACCCCTTCAAAGACAAACATGGTGGAGACAAGAAGGGTTCACACAGGAACCGGGTGTTCATCAGCAATATCCCCTATGATATGAAGTGGCAGGCAATTAAAGATCTAATGCGTGAGAAAG TTGGTGAGGTTACATACGTGGAGCTCTTTAAGGATGCAGAAGGAAAGTCAAGG GGTTGTGG TGTGGTGGAGTTCAAAGATGATGAGTTTGTCAAGAAGGCAATAGAAACTATGAATAAGCATGACCTGAGTGGACGGCCTCTCAACATAAAGGAG GACCCTGATGGGGAACATGCTCGACGTGTGCTGCAGCGCATGGGAGGAGGACAACAGGGAGGTCGTGGGCAGGACATGGGGCCTGGCGGGATGAACATCCCACCCTCCATTGCCAACAACCCCAACATCCCACCTGAGGTCATCCATGCACTGCAGGCTGGACGACTAGGCACCACAGTGTTTGTGGCCAAT CTGGACTTCAAGGTGGGCTGGAAGAAGCTGAAGGAGGTGTTTGGCATGGCAGGTGCAGTGAAACGAGCAGATGTAAAGGAGGATAAAGACGGCAAGAGCCGCGGGATGGGAACAGTGACTTTTGAGCAGCCATTGGAGGCTGTGCAGGCCATAT CCATGTTCAACGGACAGATGCTATTCGACAGACAGATGCATGTCAAAATG GACGAGAAATCTGTTCCACCTGATGATTTCCGTCAAGCAGAAAAATCCCCTCAGTTACCAC GAGGTCTCGGTGGTATTGGCATGGGACTGGGGCCAGGAGGGCAGCCTATAAATGCCAACCGTCTGAGTGGCGGAGGAGGCATGGGCTCCATGGGGCATGGAG GTATGGATGCTCAAGGTTATGGTGGAATGAACAGACTCGGAGGAG GAATGAGTGGTGGTGGCGGCTTCGGGGGCATGGAAAGCATGGGCAACATGGGTGGCTTTGGGGGGAGAGACATGGCGCCAGGTGGCAGGATGGGAG ACATGTACCGGTCAGGAATGGGTGGAATGGATCGAGACTTTGGCCACAGTGACATGCCGATGAATCGAGGATTTGGTGATTCTTTTGGAGGAATGG GTGGAGGTTTTGGTGGAGGCATGGGCAGTGGTGGTATGGGGCACATGGGGACTGGATTAG GTGGTGGAATGGGGAATATGTCGATGGACCGGATGGGCTCCGGATTTGACCGTATGGGGATGTCAGGAATGGACATGAACCGTGGCTTTGGTGGCTATGGAGGTGGAGGCATGTCTGACAGAGGCTCTGGGTCCAAAGCAGGCTGTCAGATCTTTGTGCGAAAT CTGTCCTATGATCTGACCTGGCAGAAGCTGAAAGAGAAGTTCAGTCACTGCG GTCAGGTAATGTTTGCAGAGATCAAAATGGAGAATGGAAAGTCCAAGGGCTGTGGAACAGTGAGATTTGACTCTCCGGAGAGTGCTGAGAAAGCCTGCAGGATGATGAATGGAACCAAGATCAACGGCCGAGAGGTGGACGTCCGCATCGATCGGAACGCCTAG